TTACACTCCATCCATGCTCTCCTACATAACTCTTACCAATGGTCATCTGCAGAAACCAATCAACTTTATCGATTGTGCTTAAAGATGTTATTATTGCATTAACCTTAGTTCCTGAAAAATCGTATTTCAGCATTAACTCATCATGATAAAAATCATTTAGCATATTTTCAAAAATTGAAACCGCCTGATACAAATACATTTCCATAAAAGCATCATCACACTGATTAAGTACCAGTTTGAACTCACCAATTTCTTTCGCTACATCGTTTACACCAATAAAAATATCATTATCATAATCAAAATCTGGTCGATATTCTTTCCAAAGTTCAAAAAATTTCTTCATTCCTAAATCTGGATCTTCTATAAATAAATCATCAATTCCAAATGACATAATAAAGCTTGATATAAGTGAAATCCTCAGTTCATATTCCATTGCTTCAAGTTCTTTTTTATTTTCAATTGTTTTTTTCATCTCGATACCACCTAGTAGAATATACATCTCTCAAATAAATTAGTTTCAGCTTCGTCTTGCCGGTAACTACTTCTATGTGAATTATCTTTCATCACAACGGCCAGGAACAGGGCGAATGTATGGCGAAGCGAACTTTTTCACTTAATTTTTCGCCGTCACTTATGGTAAGGTTCCCCCCGATTAATCTTAAAAGCCCGGTAAACCTGCTCAAGAAGAAGAACCCGCATCAGCTGGTGCGGGTAGGTCATGCGACCGAAGCTAAGCTTCTTGTCGGCACGCGCGAGTACGGCGGACGATAAGCCGAGTGACCCGCCGATGACGAAGGAGATGGAGCCGCCTCCATAGGTGGCTTGGCGTTCCATGTTCGCCGCGAGCTGCTCGCTTGTCCATGTCTCACCATCAATTGCGAGAGCAACAACATGGGCATCCGGTTTCAGTGCTGCAAGGATGCGCTCGCCTTCGCGAGCTTTTACTTGCTCTTCTTCTGCTGGGCTCATGGAGTCCGGTGTCTTCTCATCAGGCAACTCTCGGATATCAAGTCGTGCATAGGAACCGAGACGCTTGGAGTATTCCTCGATTGCCCCTACCCAATACTTCTCCTTAAGCTTACCCACGCAGACGATCTGAATCTGCATTAGACAGTTCCCCCACTAACAATGTTCTGAACTCGACCAACTTGTCCATCCTGCAGTCTAACCTTTATTCCGTGCGGATGCTGAGGTGAATTGGTCAATAAATCCTTCACGATTCCACGAGTTGTTTTACCCGTTCGTTGATCCTGCTTTAATACAATATCGACTTCAAGCCCTGGCTTAACGTCGCTGCGAATTTTTCCGTTGCCTGCCATTACATCATTCAGCTCCTGCTTCATCTCATCTTGTTAAGCTTATCGTACCACAACCCCAACCTAACCAAAAACCCGACAAACGACTTGTCCTCTCTAAAAAATCAAAAAGTCTCCAAGCCCGCTAGCTTCCTCGGGAACTTGGAGACTTTTCTATCTAATAGTGCCTACTATACGAGCCAAGGCACCACCTACACTTAGCTAGCTTGTTTATCTACTGCGAGATGAGCCGCGTCCTCCGCGTCCGCCACCGCCGGATGGTCCCTTAGACCCTTTAAACCCGCCGCTGCTTCCGCCAAAACCACCACTCTTAGGTCCAGACGACCGTCCACCGCCGAAGCTGCTTCCGCCGCTACGTTGTTCCGGCTTCCTGCCAGCACCTGCGCCTCCGCTAGTGCTCGACCGTCCACCGTAACCGCCGCGACCCTCGCCCTTACGCTCATTACTTGCGAATTCCGCCGCACGTTCAGCAGCCCGTTCCGATGCACGCTCAGCGGAATTCCGCCTGCTCGAGCCGCCGCCTGCACTCGGGCGACTTGCTCCGCGATCATCCGAGCGACCGAAGCCAGCTCCGGCGCCCGATGAACGGCCAAAACCGCCACGCGCATCCGAAGACTTGCGCTCACTACCGAAACCGCCCGAGCGTCCAGATCCACTCGCTCCAGACGAGCGACCAAAACCTCCGCGACCGCCTGCTGCTGGAGCCTTACGCCCAGATCCAGCTCCGCCTCTATTACCGTCCGACCCACGATCGTGGAACGTGAATCCAGTTGCCTCATCTGAAGCTGATTCCGTTGCAACAGATCTACCTGGACGGCCAGCGTTCACCGCATCACGGCTTTGGCCACGATCTACCCACTCGCCTGTGCTGGAACGGTTACCCGCGCCTGGCTTCGCAACTGGAGCACCGCGTCTCTTATCTCCTCCGCGGCTACCTGCTCCATACGACTTCTCGCCACTGCGAGCTTTGCTGCCGCTAATGCTTCGACCCTTCGCCTGACCCGCACTGCTTCTACGCGAAGATTGTCCGCCTGTTCCATTCCGTCCAAGACCCCCACTGTTGCGAGGACCTTCCAATCCACCGCCGCCAAGAGGTCTGCCTTCCTCACTTCTGCGTTCCATCGCCATCTGAATACCGTCCTCGATATCCCCCAGCTCCCGGCGATCCTTCGGCGCAACTAATGTGATCGCAAGCCCCTTCTCACCCGCACGACCTGTCCGGCCGATTCGATGAATATAGCTCTCCACATCCATTGGAATATCATAGTTAAACACGTGAGTGACACCCTCAACGTCCAACCCACGCGCAGCAATATCTGTAGCAATCAATAGCTGTAGCCTCGCATCACGGAACCGCTTCATAACCTGCTCCCGCTTCGCTTGGGACAAGTCTCCATGCAGCTCATCAGAAGAATAGCCCATCTCCTGTAGTGCTTCGTTTAATACCGCAGCCCGACGCTTCGTCCGGACGAAAATAATGCTCAAATACGGCTGAGTCTCCTCAAGCAGCTTAACTAAAGTTGCTTGCTTCTCACGATCGGACGTTTCTACCGCCCATTGGCGGATAGCTTTAACGGTTACGCGCTCGCTTTTTACGGTAACATGCTGTGGACTGCGCAAAATCCGTCCCGCCATCTCGCGGATTGAAGCTGGCATCGTAGCTGAGAACAGCATAGCCTGCTTCTTGTATGGCGTATGACGAAGAATCTCCTCAACTTCCTTCAGGAAGCCCATGTGCAGCATCTGATCCGCTTCATCTAACACTAGCATTTTTACGCCAGCTAACGAAATCGTTCCCCGACCTAGATGGTCAAGCAGTCTGCCCGGCGTCGCAATAATAATGTGCATTGAGCCTTGCAGCTTATGCAGTTGGGCTTCAACGTCCTGACCGCCATACACCGCCAGCACTCTAATTCCATCTTCCCGCGTAAGCAGCTTCTTAATCTCAGCCGTAATCTGTATCGCAAGCTCACGAGTAGGTGTTACGATCAAACCCTGTACTTGAGACACGTCCGTTCTGATCTTATCTAGCATTGGCAGTACGAAAGCTAACGTTTTCCCCGTGCCCGTCTGCGCTTGGCTAATAACATCATGGCCTGCTGTTACAATCGGAATAGTTTCCTCCTGCACTGGCGTCGGCGTTACAATCCCCATCTCTTTCAGTATTGCAACCCGGCCCTCTGACACGCCTAAACTCAAAAAATCCGTCACCTGATTCACTCCATCCTATATTCCAAACCCTTGTTGGCTCCAAACCAAACCCATCAAACTTATCCGATTCTTTTGCCATTACCCTCTATCCTACCACATTCGAGCAGATGAAATGTAATGTTCGTCATATTCCAAGCATAAACAACTTTCGCCGCCCACTAGGATACCCACAAAAAGTTTATGTCGGAGGTTATCCAGCAATGGATACGGAGTGACTTATACACTGTGGATAACCACCTAAAAGACCAAAACCCGCTATAGCCTAAGAAGAAGGCCACGCGGGTTTCCCATCCACATACTTTCGATAAAGCTTCTACACAGGCTCTTTTAAGAAGGAATAAACAAGCTATTCCCGCAAAATTCGCAATCCTGCCGCTGTCCCGGAATGACTTTACTGCTCGACCCACAGCCGGAGCATGTAACCATCTTCGGAGCTGGCTGGGAGGAAGCTCCTGCTCCTGCCCTTGCCGCTGCCACCTGATCCGTCATAATGATTTGTTCTCTCGTCGCAGGTCCGCCCACTGGATTTGGATTTTCCTGCCCCTTTGCGGTGCGGTTACCCATAATAACGAGCTGAGCCGTCGGGTCCAATCTTGCATCCGTAAGCCTTCCAGAAACAATCATGTAACTAATATCCTGCGTAACATTTCGCGGTTTTTCCCCTGTTAGCTCTGCTATCCGGTCGATCGCATCAATCCCTTGAGCCGTTGTCAGGTGATAATACAGATTATACAGGTTCGCCATCTTTTTCTTTCTTCTTGCACCGACAATGTAGAAAATGATTGCTGGAACGCCAATAAGAATACCGAAAACGATAAGTAAAGCTACCACATCTGAAGTGGTTTCTGAAGCCAACATGACAATAAAAGCAATAAATGCATAGAACGTAATGAAGGCATGCCCGACTAGCATATAATCATTTGCTCTGAGATGATTATACTTATAATGAGTCACGAACCGAACTAGCAGCAGCACAATCCCCACCGGGAAAAATAAAACCATTCCTAGAAGAATAAATGCACCATGAATCTTGGGCTTGTCTATAGTCAATTGGATCCCTCTCTACTCTCTGATCATTTCAGTTGAATAAGCTGTTGATTTCTAGTTGATATGACATTCCTAATATCCCGAATTTGATCCCTGAGCTTCTCCGAGGCTTGAGCTTCCGAATCCTTGTCCGATGCTTTTACGAATGTGCTCACCTCACTCGCTAACTGCCTAGCCTGCTGAAGAAGGTTTTGCTCTGTCATTACTAGCGAAGGATGAGAGGCTGGATCACTGAACCGAACCTTTTCATCTAATTCCGCTATCTTTTTGACTAAGCCGTATTCTGCCTCATGCTTACAGCCCTCGAGCTGTTGCTTGATTGAGAGCAGCTCTGAACGCATAGCCGATACCCATTGGACCTGAGAAATGATTTTCTCGTCATCACTCTCCGCATTTCTATAATAGAGAGCCACCAACCCCGCTGCGATTCCCATAACCCCAAGAGCAATCACATGTAATAGTGAATAGGAGTAAGTAGATACATCTGCGGCTAGCGAAAATACAACTATAAAAATAACTACAGCAATGAAGTACAGACCGGCAATTGTCCCCAATGCGAGATACCCCGGTATTAATCTGCTAGCTCGATTACCATTCGAGAGATAATGAACCACGATTCCGTAAATAAAGGTTTCGGCCAAAATCAAAGTTCCGAGAGATATCCATGTATGACTTGTTCTTGCAAAAGGTAATCCGATTAAGAAAACGACTGCCAGTGTCACCAATAAAGCAAGAACATAAATGAAAGTTACAATACGCGCATAATCCCGTTGTTTATCCATTGTGCACCTCCTACTCTATCAACTTATTGCCGCATTCCAAGCAGAACTTCTGACCAGGCTTCACCTCATGCTGACACTGTCCACATTTTAGCGACACGCTAGTCCCACAATTCATACAGAACTTGCCCGCAGGATCTACCTGCTCTCCACAATTGCGGCAAGGGGTGCCACCAAAATGATGACCACACTTCGCACAGCTTGCGGCATCTTGGGCATTGTCCGCTCCGCATTTCTCGCAAGCATTGTTAGGATCACCGCAATGGAGACAGAACTTAGCGCCTACAGGAAACATCTTGCCACAAGCATTGCATTCCGACTCCGCTGCCTGGGTAGCTGTCGAAGCTGATTTGTAGCTATGACCACATGAAATGCAGAATTGCGCTTCCTGGGTGGTCACCGTCTGGCATTTCGGACAAGCCTTATTATTAATAGAAGGAGCTGTGTTCATTTGACTAGTCAATCCCGCCATCTGATTACCGACGGAGCCTCCAATACCGAAGCCCATACCTAAGCCGATTCCAGCACCCATCACATTTGCACTGCCACTACCTTCATTCCTTGCTGCCCCCTCAAGCGTGTCGAAGGTGCGCTCTTGCTGGTAAGTGTAACCGAGAATATCCATCTCCGCTTTCTTGGCGAGAGCTTCCTTCAGCCTCACAGTTGCTGGATCGTCATCCGGTACATTAATGGAATCAACAAAGAAATTCAGAATCCGAATCCCGTAGTCCAAGAAAACAGGCCCTATGCGTTCTTCGATATGCTTGGATATTTCTGAAATATAAGCATTGATCTCCAGAATGCTGATCTTCTTGAAAATCAGATAAGATGAGATCAGCTCCTTAATATTCATCATTAACACTCCGCGAAAATGCTTAATCATCGCTTCCTTATCAAACACCGGAAGTGTCCCAATTAATTTCAAAAGGAATTTACGTGAGTCTTCTATCTGTAAGCCGAACTGCCCGAAAGAGCGTACAGAAACGATAATTTGATA
This portion of the Cohnella abietis genome encodes:
- the rlmH gene encoding 23S rRNA (pseudouridine(1915)-N(3))-methyltransferase RlmH, producing the protein MQIQIVCVGKLKEKYWVGAIEEYSKRLGSYARLDIRELPDEKTPDSMSPAEEEQVKAREGERILAALKPDAHVVALAIDGETWTSEQLAANMERQATYGGGSISFVIGGSLGLSSAVLARADKKLSFGRMTYPHQLMRVLLLEQVYRAFKINRGEPYHK
- a CDS encoding DEAD/DEAH box helicase; protein product: MGIVTPTPVQEETIPIVTAGHDVISQAQTGTGKTLAFVLPMLDKIRTDVSQVQGLIVTPTRELAIQITAEIKKLLTREDGIRVLAVYGGQDVEAQLHKLQGSMHIIIATPGRLLDHLGRGTISLAGVKMLVLDEADQMLHMGFLKEVEEILRHTPYKKQAMLFSATMPASIREMAGRILRSPQHVTVKSERVTVKAIRQWAVETSDREKQATLVKLLEETQPYLSIIFVRTKRRAAVLNEALQEMGYSSDELHGDLSQAKREQVMKRFRDARLQLLIATDIAARGLDVEGVTHVFNYDIPMDVESYIHRIGRTGRAGEKGLAITLVAPKDRRELGDIEDGIQMAMERRSEEGRPLGGGGLEGPRNSGGLGRNGTGGQSSRRSSAGQAKGRSISGSKARSGEKSYGAGSRGGDKRRGAPVAKPGAGNRSSTGEWVDRGQSRDAVNAGRPGRSVATESASDEATGFTFHDRGSDGNRGGAGSGRKAPAAGGRGGFGRSSGASGSGRSGGFGSERKSSDARGGFGRSSGAGAGFGRSDDRGASRPSAGGGSSRRNSAERASERAAERAAEFASNERKGEGRGGYGGRSSTSGGAGAGRKPEQRSGGSSFGGGRSSGPKSGGFGGSSGGFKGSKGPSGGGGRGGRGSSRSR
- a CDS encoding SPFH domain-containing protein; translation: MAIVEVVKFDGPADVFAWKYPNSELGTWTQLIVNETQEAILFKGGKALDLFGAGRHTLSTANIPVLQNVVNLPFGGRSPFTAEVWYVNKISSLDVKWGTSTPLQLQDPKYQIIVSVRSFGQFGLQIEDSRKFLLKLIGTLPVFDKEAMIKHFRGVLMMNIKELISSYLIFKKISILEINAYISEISKHIEERIGPVFLDYGIRILNFFVDSINVPDDDPATVRLKEALAKKAEMDILGYTYQQERTFDTLEGAARNEGSGSANVMGAGIGLGMGFGIGGSVGNQMAGLTSQMNTAPSINNKACPKCQTVTTQEAQFCISCGHSYKSASTATQAAESECNACGKMFPVGAKFCLHCGDPNNACEKCGADNAQDAASCAKCGHHFGGTPCRNCGEQVDPAGKFCMNCGTSVSLKCGQCQHEVKPGQKFCLECGNKLIE
- a CDS encoding phage holin family protein, which encodes MTIDKPKIHGAFILLGMVLFFPVGIVLLLVRFVTHYKYNHLRANDYMLVGHAFITFYAFIAFIVMLASETTSDVVALLIVFGILIGVPAIIFYIVGARRKKKMANLYNLYYHLTTAQGIDAIDRIAELTGEKPRNVTQDISYMIVSGRLTDARLDPTAQLVIMGNRTAKGQENPNPVGGPATREQIIMTDQVAAARAGAGASSQPAPKMVTCSGCGSSSKVIPGQRQDCEFCGNSLFIPS
- a CDS encoding YwbE family protein, whose product is MAGNGKIRSDVKPGLEVDIVLKQDQRTGKTTRGIVKDLLTNSPQHPHGIKVRLQDGQVGRVQNIVSGGTV